One window from the genome of Jiangella alba encodes:
- a CDS encoding YybH family protein, whose translation MTTAHDTSPFTRHVDRWVRLFNAGDAAALDRLYEDDGLLVPVPGHPATGPGRLAANGHLIGLGATMTASLRHAYATGDLALIVVDWSVTATGLALSGVATDVLRRGDDGAWRLVIDNPSGTS comes from the coding sequence ATGACGACTGCTCATGACACCTCCCCCTTCACCCGCCACGTCGACCGCTGGGTGCGCCTCTTCAACGCCGGCGACGCCGCCGCGCTCGACCGCCTCTACGAGGACGACGGCCTGCTCGTGCCGGTACCGGGCCACCCGGCGACCGGCCCCGGGCGACTGGCGGCCAACGGCCACCTCATCGGCCTCGGCGCCACGATGACCGCGAGCCTGCGGCACGCCTACGCCACCGGCGACCTCGCCCTGATCGTCGTCGACTGGTCCGTCACCGCCACCGGCCTCGCCCTCTCCGGCGTCGCCACCGACGTCCTGCGCCGCGGCGACGACGGCGCGTGGCGCCTCGTCATCGACAACCCGTCCGGCACGTCCTGA